A stretch of Rhizobium glycinendophyticum DNA encodes these proteins:
- a CDS encoding type II toxin-antitoxin system RelE family toxin, which translates to MPDIVYSKDAIRTLNRMPANEARRIRSKVLQYATDPASLANNVKKLRDSRYHRLRVGDWRVIFREDGTVVDVVRVAARGEAYEGEL; encoded by the coding sequence GTGCCGGACATTGTCTACAGCAAGGATGCCATACGGACCTTGAACCGGATGCCGGCGAACGAAGCGCGACGTATCCGGTCCAAGGTTCTCCAGTATGCTACCGACCCGGCTTCACTCGCTAACAATGTCAAGAAGTTGCGTGACAGCCGCTATCATCGCCTTCGGGTCGGTGACTGGCGGGTGATCTTTCGTGAAGACGGAACCGTCGTTGACGTGGTGCGTGTCGCCGCTCGCGGTGAAGCCTATGAGGGAGAACTCTGA
- a CDS encoding helix-turn-helix domain-containing protein, with the protein MTIASSFTAPDGEEMIVLSRKNYEALIQRIEDLEDSLTIADFERKLAAGEEELIPAEYVNRMSEGESPIRVWRNFRGMAAKDLAAAAGISTAYLSEIETGKKDGSVATLKAIADVLKLDLDDLYWRHEDRKVADTA; encoded by the coding sequence ATGACGATCGCATCATCATTCACTGCGCCGGATGGCGAAGAGATGATCGTGCTCAGCCGCAAGAACTACGAGGCGCTGATTCAACGCATCGAGGATTTGGAAGACAGCCTCACAATCGCGGATTTCGAACGCAAGCTTGCGGCCGGCGAGGAAGAACTGATCCCTGCCGAGTACGTCAATCGTATGAGTGAAGGCGAAAGCCCGATCCGTGTGTGGCGCAATTTTCGTGGTATGGCGGCCAAAGACCTCGCTGCCGCCGCCGGAATCAGCACCGCTTATCTATCAGAAATCGAAACCGGCAAGAAGGATGGCAGTGTTGCTACGCTTAAGGCTATCGCCGATGTCTTGAAACTCGACCTCGACGACCTTTACTGGCGGCACGAGGACAGGAAGGTCGCAGATACCGCATGA
- a CDS encoding AAA family ATPase — translation MSELTAGLTTLHEADIAKHLVVAQGLVTRFVMLDAGGGGSDGAALAGTSRRFVSTVSTGSVRKTREVELTKTIQASGQGDPLLTPAQHTVLYRVRRGAQVALAVTDVFARQTELESLQARNITAPLQGEEAARFKGLLASASYISAFAFSAYLLSTIAGESAQLDGQREPDFLFDTAQDALKSLVGGLDAALHGAGDDATVIGRTRAFAELALQGLLTRKARFEHLGAFENAHIRVDQDDFTLDGFDAVPSAKSKPLTMSFKKPEEIIGNHIAKYQALKLAKMLMAYDFDRQMNPFVELGGFLFTFIGDGMPGTGKTILIQMLAGLLNDYCKMAGYAFHYENFGVDQISSYQGKSGQNAKSFVNNVLNPRVIGFGTIDDVDQVTAKRSDDRASSGQHEVTAVLMESFAGASTVVRGNATFGMFSNYPENVDDALRQRAGARWLVDGPQTREDYIDIFSLLVGKNHSIPLGDHQLFAGQEIQKAVSRSYGEHDRPKEDGLVAVWERYETENGKIQTLADVGGYLHAIKLAEPRFTGRAIKNITDAIKMRAMDVELPDAWFEKPDAFVHKSYDEKKAMIAELRGPVTMEMICQEINRYADSEFRYADKSDEAAVEEIVRRERQRERAIGEIERLKGEGMW, via the coding sequence ATGAGCGAATTGACGGCCGGGCTCACCACGCTGCACGAGGCGGATATCGCCAAACATCTCGTTGTCGCCCAGGGGCTGGTCACGCGCTTCGTCATGCTGGATGCCGGCGGCGGCGGCAGCGACGGGGCGGCACTCGCCGGGACGAGCCGCCGCTTCGTTTCGACGGTGTCGACCGGGTCCGTGCGCAAGACCCGCGAGGTGGAGCTGACAAAAACGATCCAGGCGAGCGGGCAGGGCGATCCGCTCCTGACGCCTGCCCAGCACACGGTGCTTTATCGTGTCCGGCGCGGAGCACAGGTGGCGCTGGCGGTCACCGATGTGTTCGCCCGGCAGACCGAGCTCGAAAGCCTGCAGGCCCGCAATATCACTGCCCCCTTGCAGGGCGAGGAGGCTGCGCGGTTCAAGGGGCTTCTGGCATCGGCATCCTATATCTCGGCCTTCGCTTTCTCCGCCTATCTGCTGTCGACAATTGCGGGCGAGAGCGCTCAGCTCGACGGGCAGCGCGAGCCGGATTTCCTGTTCGATACTGCCCAGGATGCGCTCAAAAGCCTGGTCGGCGGGCTGGATGCGGCCCTGCATGGGGCCGGCGACGACGCGACCGTGATCGGCCGCACCCGTGCCTTCGCCGAACTGGCTCTGCAGGGGCTATTGACCCGCAAGGCGCGCTTCGAGCATCTCGGTGCCTTCGAGAACGCCCATATCCGCGTCGATCAGGACGATTTCACACTCGACGGTTTCGACGCCGTGCCGAGCGCCAAGTCCAAGCCGCTCACGATGAGCTTCAAGAAGCCGGAAGAAATCATCGGCAATCACATCGCCAAGTATCAGGCGCTGAAGCTTGCCAAGATGCTGATGGCCTATGATTTCGACCGGCAGATGAACCCCTTCGTCGAGCTCGGCGGCTTCCTCTTCACCTTCATCGGCGACGGCATGCCGGGCACGGGCAAGACGATCCTGATCCAGATGCTGGCAGGTCTCCTGAACGACTACTGCAAGATGGCGGGTTATGCCTTCCACTACGAGAATTTCGGCGTCGACCAGATCTCGTCCTATCAGGGCAAGTCGGGCCAGAATGCCAAGAGCTTCGTCAACAACGTGCTCAATCCGCGCGTCATCGGTTTCGGCACGATCGACGATGTCGACCAGGTGACGGCCAAGCGCTCGGACGACCGGGCGTCATCTGGTCAGCACGAGGTCACTGCGGTGCTGATGGAGAGCTTTGCCGGTGCTTCGACTGTGGTCCGGGGCAATGCCACCTTCGGCATGTTCTCCAACTATCCCGAGAATGTCGACGATGCGCTGCGCCAGCGCGCCGGCGCCCGCTGGCTGGTCGACGGGCCGCAGACGCGCGAGGACTATATCGACATCTTCTCGCTGCTCGTCGGCAAGAACCACTCTATCCCGCTCGGAGACCACCAGCTGTTTGCCGGCCAGGAGATCCAGAAGGCCGTTAGCCGCTCCTATGGCGAGCACGACCGGCCAAAGGAGGACGGGCTCGTGGCCGTCTGGGAGCGCTACGAGACGGAGAACGGCAAGATCCAGACGCTCGCCGATGTCGGCGGCTATCTGCATGCGATCAAGCTCGCCGAGCCGCGATTCACCGGTCGTGCGATCAAGAACATCACCGATGCGATCAAGATGAGGGCGATGGATGTCGAACTGCCCGACGCCTGGTTCGAAAAGCCTGACGCTTTCGTCCACAAGAGCTACGACGAGAAGAAGGCGATGATCGCGGAGCTGCGTGGTCCCGTGACGATGGAGATGATCTGCCAAGAGATCAACCGCTACGCCGACAGCGAATTCCGCTATGCCGACAAGTCGGACGAGGCTGCGGTGGAGGAGATTGTCAGGCGGGAACGGCAGCGGGAGCGGGCGATCGGGGAGATCGAGCGCTTGAAGGGGGAGGGGATGTGGTGA